One segment of Takifugu rubripes chromosome 5, fTakRub1.2, whole genome shotgun sequence DNA contains the following:
- the LOC115250000 gene encoding uncharacterized protein, whose amino-acid sequence MDESSDTDYSDADYIRDSTGTGSDDSTFLSSENKLRTLRLLQLMPVDNSSKKESSSALSRNKDCSTEEDNTGRKYRPTGKRTISQKRKRNTSLRHKKVNSSISPETAEPSIQIMCTSNDEDHHVNGRRNYCLYCSKPTSKISQHLKTVHPNKPEVAKALYYPESSKERRVRLAILANRGNFAHNTDVVRKGTGHLVVRYRTKKIRHANDFIHCAHCQGLYSKKTLWKHIKCCHEKPREDAPEAGRKRVRSLCALTTPVSVEISEGFQKILTRMNYDEVSYVVHEDNCILQLGQYMFNKLKNKGNNEDYIRQKMREVGRLVLEAQKVTPLKRLEEFFIPKNFPHVIAAVKKMAGYNPETNAYQTPSLALKLGYSLKKISCVVESDAMMMGDNVMAEYAKRYRSIHDSRWEEFISNAALKTLKEAKWNMPQMLPFAEDVKLLNFHMEKQQNFAERMLRIAPTPKNYAALAQVTLALAITFNRRRAGEVSRMLLTAFRSRDKSVLHDDVAICLTPFEKKMCEYFTRVEIRVKGGRMVPVLLKPSMVMAMELLVEMRELCHVPSDNVFMFGRPEVLSAYRGGECLKKFTQLCGAQHPEALTSTKLRKHIATMSQVLNLEENDCDQLADFLGHDIRIHRQYYRLPQGTLQLARMSKVLLAMEGGTVSKYKGMTLEDIEIDPAETVTHSNEAPSSDTSEEECTNTEMENILPVTDTPASLAQAPAATQPRPVRVERHRRKWTTEEAQAVEKHLMNFITTFTAPAKHDCMLCLQNELETLKDRTWTDVKHYVRYRITALKRQTSI is encoded by the exons ATGGATGAGAGTAGTGATACTGACTACAGTGATGCTGATTACATCCGTGACTCTACTGGAACTGGCTCTGATGACAGTACATTTCTGTCCTCCGAAAACAAACTACGGACTTTACGATTGCTTCAATTAATGCCAGTTGATAATAgttcaaaaaaagaaagcagctcagCTCTCAGCCGAAACAAAGACTGTAGCACTGAAGAAGACAACACAGGAAGGAAGTATAGACCAACAGGGAAAAGGacaatcagccaaaagagaaagaggaacacATCACTCCGTCATAAGAAAGTCAATTCATCAATTAGCCCAGAGACAGCAGAACCTTCAATTCAAATAATGTGTACCTcaaatgatgaagatcatcatGTGAATGGCAGGAGGAACTATTGCCTTTATTGCTCCAAGCCAACATCAAAAATCTCACAACATCTCAAAACTGTTCATCCCAATAAACCGGAGGTTGCAAAGGCACTTTATTATCCAGAGAGTTCCAAAGAAAGGAGAGTTCGACTTGCCATTCTTGCCAACAGAGGAAACTTTGCTCACAATACAGATGTAGTGAGAAAAGGAACAGGACATCTTGTTGTACGGTACCGAACAAAGAAGATCAGACATGCTAACGATTTTATTCACTGTGCACATTGCCAAGGTCTTTACTCAAAAAAGACATTATGGAAACATATCAAATGCTGTCACGAGAAGCCAAGAGAGGATGCACCTGAAGCTGGCCGAAAGAGAGTTCGATCTCTGTGTGCTCTGACCACACCTGTTAGTGTTGAGATTAGTGAAGGCTTCCAGAAAATCTTAACAAGAATGAACTATGATGAGGTGTCATATGTTGTTCATGAAGACAACTGCATCCTGCAACTGGGACAATATATGTTCAACAAACTGAAGAATAAAGGGAATAATGAGGACTACATAAGGCAAAAGATGCGAGAAGTTGGAAGACTGGTCCTCGAGGCTCAAAAGGTCACGCCACTCAAGAGATTGGAAGAATTTTTCATTCCTAAGAACTTCCCACATGTAATAGCTGCAGTGAAGAAGATGGCAGGATACAATCCTGAAACCAATGCTTATCAAACCCCATCTTTAGCACTCAAGCTTGGCTACAGTCTAAAAAAAATATCCTGTGTAGTTGAGAGTGATGCTATGATGATGGGTGATAATGTTATGGCAGAATATGCCAAAAGGTACAGATCAATACATGATAGCAGATGGGAAGAGTTCATCTCCAATGCAGCATTAAAGACCCTAAAAGAGGCAAAATGGAATATGCCACAGATGCTACCTTTTGCAGAAGATGTGAAGTTGTTAAACTTCCAtatggaaaaacagcaaaatttcGCAGAGAGAATGCTGAGAATCGCTCCCACTCCGAAAAACTATGCTGCCCTAGCTCAAGTAACGCTTGCTTTAGCCATTACATTCAacaggagaagagcaggagaggtGTCAAGGATGTTGCTGACTGCCTTTAGGTCCCGTGACAAGTCAGTGTTGCATGATGATGTGGCTATCTGCTTGACTCCATTTGAGAAGAAAATGTGTGAGTACTTCACAAGAGTCGAAATCCGAGTGAAAGGGGGTAggatggttcctgtcctcctaaAACCATCCATGGTGATGGCTATGGAGTTGCTAGTTGAGATGCGAGAGCTGTGCCATGTACCCAGTGATAATGTGTTCATGTTTGGAAGACCAGAAGTATTGTCAGCCTATCGAGGGGGCGAGTGCCTTAAAAAATTTACTCAACTATGTGGTGCCCAACATCCTGAGGCACTGACTTCAACAAAGCTTCGAAAACATATTGCAACTATGTCACAGGTCCTGAACCTTGAGGAAAATGATTGTGATCAATTGGCTGACTTTTTAGGCCATGATATTCGCATCCACAGACAGTATTATCGGTTGCCTCAAGGAACGCTGCAGCTGGCCAGAATGAGCAAAGTGCTGCTGGCTATGGAGGGGGGGACTGTGTCAAAGTACAAAGGCATGACACTGGAGGATATCGAAATTGACCCCGCAG aGACAGTGACACACTCCAATGAAGCACCTTCAAGTGACACCTCTGAAGAAGAGTGTACCAACACTGAAATGGAGAATATACTGCCTGTCACAGACACACCTGCATCTTTGGCGCAAGCACCTGCTGCTACTCAACCTAGACCAG TACGAGTAGAGAGACACAGGCGTAAATGGACAACAGAAGAAGCTCAGGCAGTGGAGAAACACCTGATGAACTTCATCACAACATTCACAGCACCTGCCAAGCATGATTGCATGCTCTGTCTGCAAAATGAATTGGAGACTCTGAAAGATCGAACCTGGACGGATGTAAAACACTATGTGAGATACAGAATTACTGCCCTGAAGAGGCAAACAAGCATTTAA